From the Salana multivorans genome, the window AGTCGCTCGGCAACAACCCGGCGCGGCCGTTCTTCAAGTGGTTCGGCAACTCGCTGCTCGTCGCGCTCGTCGTGGTGACGGTGAACTCGCTGCTCTCGTCGTTCGGGGCCTACGCCTTCTCCCGGATGCGGTTCAAGGGACGCCGTAGCGGCCTGCTCGCGCTGCTGCTCATCCAGATGTTCCCCGGGATCCTCACGATGGTCGCCCTGTTCCGGATGTTCGGGATCATCGGCGACATCGTGCCGTGGCTCGGTCTGGACTCCCTCGCCGGCTACACGTTCGTCATGCTCGGTGGCGCGCTCGGCGGCGTGTTCCTCATGAAGGGCATCTTCGACTCGATCCCCGACTCGCTCGACGAGGCGGCGAAGATCGACGGCGCCGGCCACTTCCGCGTCTACGCGACGGTCATCATGCCGCTGGTGAAGTCGATCCTCGTCATCAACGGCCTGCTCGCACTCACCGGCGTCATCGGCGAGTTCCTCCTGGCGTCGATCTTCCTGCGCTCCAACGGGGTCAAGACGGTGGCCGTCGGTCTCTACGGCGTGCTCACCTCGGACCGGTCGGCCAACCTCGGCTGGTTCTGCGCCGCCGCGCTCGTCGTCTCGATCCCGGTCGTCGTCCTGTTCCAGTGGCTCCAGAAGTACATCGTCGGCGGCATCACCGCCGGTTCCGTGAAGGGCTAGAAGCTTCGTGACCTCGATCCGCAGTCCGCACCACGACGGGTCAGCCGCCTACGTCGACCCGACCACTCGAGCCCTCGGGGAGGTGGTGCGGCTGCGGATCCTCGTCCCTGATCGCGAGGACGGGGCGGAGGCGGCGCAGCACGTCGTCCTGCGCTCCGTCCGCGACGGGGAGCCGGAGCTGACAGCGGCCGTCCCCGGCCCGCGCGGCCCCGGCGGTCGCTGGTGGCACGTCGACCTCGTCCTGGTCAACCGCACGACGCGCTACCGCTTCTTCCTCTCGGGCACGGACGGCAGCTACCACTGGCTCAACGCCGAGGGGCTGTTCGACCGGGACCTGTCCGACGCGGGGGACTTCGTCGTCCGCGCCGACGACGTGCCCCCGGCGTGGGTGCCCGACCAGGTCGCCTACCAGATCTTCCCCGACCGCTACGCCGCCTCGGCCGCGGCGGCCGACCGCGAGACGCCGGCCTGGGCCGTGCGCCAGGAGTGGTCCGGTCCCGTCCGCAACGGCGGAAAGCACGTGGAGGACCACTGGTTCGCCGGTGACCTCGACGGCGTGATCGAGCACCTCGACCACGTCGAGGAGCTCGGGGCGACCGTCCTCTACCTCACCCCGGTCTTCGAGGGCCGGTCCAACCACCGCTACGACGCCGTGTCGTTCGACCGCGTCGACCCGGTGCTCGGCGGGGACGAGGCCCTCGAGCGGCTCATCGTCGCGGCGCACGCGCGGGGCATCCGCGTGCTCGGGGATCTCACGACCAACCACACCGGGGCCGGGCACGAGTGGTTCCTCGCCGCGCAGGCCGACGCCGCCAGCCCCGAGGCTGGCTTCTACCGGTTCCGCTCCCACCCGGAGGACTACGTCGCCTGGTGGGACATCCCGTCGCTGCCCAAGCTCGACCACGCCAACCCCGAGCTGCGCCGCCGCCTCTACGAGGGCGGGGACTCGATCGTCGCCCGCTGGCTGCGGGCCGGCCTCGACGGCTGGCGGATCGACGTCGCCAACATGACGGGCCGGATGGGCGGC encodes:
- a CDS encoding sugar ABC transporter permease, translated to MTTTTTDRQPSIVLDKPSRDVVKGARWWRELGWRYVVGIGITVIVVIPLLYIVSASLNPIGSVSSTSLIPKQISFTHFESLGNNPARPFFKWFGNSLLVALVVVTVNSLLSSFGAYAFSRMRFKGRRSGLLALLLIQMFPGILTMVALFRMFGIIGDIVPWLGLDSLAGYTFVMLGGALGGVFLMKGIFDSIPDSLDEAAKIDGAGHFRVYATVIMPLVKSILVINGLLALTGVIGEFLLASIFLRSNGVKTVAVGLYGVLTSDRSANLGWFCAAALVVSIPVVVLFQWLQKYIVGGITAGSVKG
- a CDS encoding glycoside hydrolase family 13 protein, translating into MTSIRSPHHDGSAAYVDPTTRALGEVVRLRILVPDREDGAEAAQHVVLRSVRDGEPELTAAVPGPRGPGGRWWHVDLVLVNRTTRYRFFLSGTDGSYHWLNAEGLFDRDLSDAGDFVVRADDVPPAWVPDQVAYQIFPDRYAASAAAADRETPAWAVRQEWSGPVRNGGKHVEDHWFAGDLDGVIEHLDHVEELGATVLYLTPVFEGRSNHRYDAVSFDRVDPVLGGDEALERLIVAAHARGIRVLGDLTTNHTGAGHEWFLAAQADAASPEAGFYRFRSHPEDYVAWWDIPSLPKLDHANPELRRRLYEGGDSIVARWLRAGLDGWRIDVANMTGRMGGDDLANDVARRIRRTMHEVNPEAWLLAEHGHDASADLVGDGWDGTMDYQGFTRPLWVWLNGGARTGVDDDAVPHGLDFLGLPIDIPVLPATSAVGTMRDVHARMSWAAQSASTLHLDSHDTPRFRTVVGGGTDGWVDVEGRGRTRHLLGLALQMTMPGVPSVFAGDEIGLTGANGEHARTPMPWDTGVWDTPTWDAYRAWVALRRDHVALRRGGLRWLDAGEDSLTFLREHPDEVVLVHVVRPSVRADDEQAANVATGRPVRLPAATLGLSDGLTPESLAGETATRDGGDLVLPTAVGAHVLRLEAGDWAWDD